The window AAAAGGAGGTGCTACAGGAGGAGGCTATTCTCAAGTTTTACCTATGGAAGATATTAATCTTCATTTTACTGGAGATTTTTCTGCAATAGAAAAAGCACATAATCTTCTTGCTGCCATCATTGATAATAATCTTCAAAGCAAAACCAATTCTTTAGGAATTGATCCACGTACCGTTGTATGGAAGCGAGTTATGGATTTAAATGACAGAGCCTTACGAAATGTAGTGATTGGTTTAGGAGGCACCACCTCTGGAGTGCCTAGAGAAACAGGCTTCGATATTACAGCCGCTTCGGAGATAATGGCTATTCTTTGTTTGTCAAAAGATTTAGAGAACCTAAAGGAAAGACTAGGTAATATTTTTGTAGGCTATACTTTTGATAAGAAACCTATTTATGCTAGAGACTTAAAAGCAGAAGGAGCAATGACAGCTCTTTTAAAAGATGCCATTAAACCAAATTTAGTACAGACTATTGAAGGAAATCCAGCTATTATACATGGAGGGCCTTTTGCCAACATCGCTCAAGGTACAAACACGGTAATAGCCACCAAAATGGGGATGTCATTATCAGATTATACCGTTACAGAAGCTGGTTTTGGATTTGATTTAGGAGGAGAGAAATTCTTTAATATTAAATGTCAGAGTTCCGGTTTGAAACCAAAGGCAGTGGTACTAACCGCTACAATTCGAGCATTAAAATATCATGGTGGAGCTGATTTACAAGATTTGAAAAACTCTAATGTTGAAGCCGTAAAAAAAGGCTTACCCAACTTAGAAAAGCATCTGGAGAATATTCAGAAGTTTGGCATTACTCCAGTCATTGCGATTAATAAGTTTCAAACGGATGATGAGGAAGAGATAAAAGTTATAACTGATTTTGCATCTAAAAAAGAGCTTCCTGTAGCGGTAGCAGATGTATGGGCAAAAGGAGGTGAAGGGGCTTTAGATCTTGGAAATGAAGTTATAAAAGTGATTGAAAAAAATCATGTAGACTTTAAACCTCTATACGATTGGGATAAATCAGTAGAGGAAAAAATTGCAACTATAGCTACAAAAATATATGGAGCTGAACATGTAGAATACGGTGCAAAAGCAAGAGCTGCTTTAAAAAGAATTTACGATTTAAAATTAGATAAACTGCCGATATGTGTAGCCAAAACACAGAAATCTCTTTCAGATGATCCTAAACTATTAGGAAGACCTAAAGACTTTATTTTAAAAGTAAGAGAAATAGAAATTGCTGCTGGTGCAGGTTTTATTATCCCTATTACAGGTGATATAATGAGAATGCCGGGATTGCCTGCCCATCCTGCATCTGAAAATATTGATGTTAATTCAGAGGGTGAAATTGTAGGCTTATTCTAGTATTAAAGCTGAATAGAAATCTTTTAGGTATATGAAGGTAAATTATTTTAATTTCTGACTTTCAG is drawn from Marivirga arenosa and contains these coding sequences:
- a CDS encoding formate--tetrahydrofolate ligase, producing the protein MTDLDIASQCKLEPITKIADKLGLNAEEIEMYGKYKAKLPLNKINEEKLNKSKLILVTAISPTPAGEGKTTISIGLSEGLNKLGKQTTVVLREPSLGPVFGIKGGATGGGYSQVLPMEDINLHFTGDFSAIEKAHNLLAAIIDNNLQSKTNSLGIDPRTVVWKRVMDLNDRALRNVVIGLGGTTSGVPRETGFDITAASEIMAILCLSKDLENLKERLGNIFVGYTFDKKPIYARDLKAEGAMTALLKDAIKPNLVQTIEGNPAIIHGGPFANIAQGTNTVIATKMGMSLSDYTVTEAGFGFDLGGEKFFNIKCQSSGLKPKAVVLTATIRALKYHGGADLQDLKNSNVEAVKKGLPNLEKHLENIQKFGITPVIAINKFQTDDEEEIKVITDFASKKELPVAVADVWAKGGEGALDLGNEVIKVIEKNHVDFKPLYDWDKSVEEKIATIATKIYGAEHVEYGAKARAALKRIYDLKLDKLPICVAKTQKSLSDDPKLLGRPKDFILKVREIEIAAGAGFIIPITGDIMRMPGLPAHPASENIDVNSEGEIVGLF